The window AGCTGCGCCGCCAGCTGCCCGGCCGCCTGGTCGGCGTCTCGGTGGACAACGCGGGCAAGCCCGCCTACCGGCTGGCGCTCCAGACCCGCGAGCAGCACATCCGCCGCGAGAAGGCCACCAGCAACATCTGCACCGCGCAGGTCCTGCTCGCCGTCATGGCCGGGATGTACGCCGTCTACCACGGTCCCGACGGCCTGCGCGCGATCGCCCGCCAGGTGCACACCCGCACCGCCGCCCTGGCCGACGCCCTCGCCGAGCGCGGCTTCGAGGTCCTGCACCGGGCCTACTTCGACACCCTGCGCGTGCGCGTGCCCAGTGCCGCCCGGGTCGTGGAGTCCGCCCTGGAGGCCGGGTACAACCTGCTGGCCGCGGACGAGTACACGGTCGGCGTGAGCGTGGACGAGACCACCACCGAGGCCGACCTGGAGAAGGTCCTGGCCGCCTTCGGCGAGGCCGAGCGCGGCTCCTCGCGCGTGCGCCTGAGCGTGGACGAGGACGCCGACCGCCTCCCCGCCGAGCTGGCCCGCCAGGTGGACTACCTCACCCACCCGGTGTTCGGCACCCACCGCAGCGAGACCTCGCTGCTGCGCTACATGCGCCGCCTCTCCGACCGCGACCTGGCCCTGGACCGCACGATGATCCCGCTGGGCTCGTGCACCATGAAGCTCAACGCCACGGCGGAGATGGAGCCCGTCACCTGGCCCGAGTTCGCCGGGCTGCACCCGCTGGCGCCGCTGGACCAGGCCGCCGGGAGCGTGACCCTGATCCGCCAGCTGGAGGCCTGGCTGGCCGAGGTCACCGGCTACGACGCGGTGTCCCTCCAGCCCAACGCCGGGTCCCAGGGCGAGTTCGCCGGGCTGCTGGCCATCCGCGGCTACCACCGCTCGCGCGGCGAGGCCCACCGCGACGTGTGCCTGATCCCCAGCTCCGCGCACGGCACCAACGCCGCCAGCGCCGTGATGGCCGGTATGCGCGTGGCCGTGGTGGCCTGCGACGACAACGGCAACGTCGACCTGGAGGACCTGCGCGCCAAGACCGGCAAGCACGCCGACGACCTGGCCGCCATCATGATCACCTACCCGTCCACGCACGGCGTGTACGAGGACACCGTCACCGAGGTGTGCCGCCTGGTCCACGAGGCGGGCGGCCAGGTGTACGTGGACGGCGCCAACCTCAACGCGCTGCTGGGCTGGGCCAAGCCGGGCGAGTTCGGGGCCGACGTCAGCCACCTCAACCTGCACAAGACCTTCTGCATCCCGCACGGCGGCGGCGGTCCGGGCGTGGGCCCGGTCGCGGTCCGCTCGCACCTGGCCGGTTTCCTGCCCAACCACCCGGGCCAGCCCGAGGCGGGCCCGCACACGGGGGTCGGACCGGTCTCGGCGGCCCCGTTCGGCTCGGCGGGCATCCTGCCCATCTCCTGGGCCTACGTGCGCATGATGGGCGAGGAGGGGCTGCGCTCGGCCACCGAGGTCGCCGTGCTGTCGGCGAACTACCTGGCCAAGCGGCTGGAGCCCTACTTCCCGGTGCTCTACACCGGTGCGGGCGGTCTGGTGGCGCACGAGTGCGTCGTGGACATCCGCCCGCTCCAGAAGGCCAGCGGCATCAGCAACGAGGACCTCGCCAAGCGGCTCATGGACTACGGCTTCCACGCGCCGACGATGTCGTTCCCGGTCAACGGCACCCTGATGGTGGAGCCGACCGAGAGCGAGAACCTCGCCGAGCTGGACCGCTTCGTGGAGGCGATGGTCGCGATCCGCGGCGAGATCGACAAGGTGGCCTCGGGGGAGTGGGACGCGCAGGACAACCCGCTGCGCAACGCCCCGCACACCGCTGAGGCGGTGACCGCGGACGAGTGGTCGCACGGCTACACGCGCGCCGAGGCGGCCTACCCGCTGGCGTCGCTGCGCACGGACAAGTACTGGCCCCCGGTCGGCCGGATCGACCAGGCCTACGGTGACCGCAACCTGGTCTGCTCCTGCCCGCCGCCGGAGGCCTTCGAGCTGTAGGGCGGCCCGGGCCGCGGGAAGGGGCACCGGTCCGAGGACCGGCGCCCCTTCCCTGTTGTCCCTTTGTAGATCTACGTCGTAAAAGTCCGTTTTGTTCTCTACCTCGGCAGGAGAGGGGTGAAGAGCGGGGCGTGCCCACCGGTCGCGGCGCGGGTCCCCGGTCCCCGGCCGCCGCAGGCGTTAGAGTTGCGGCGACACGGATCGCGTTCCCACCACGCGGACCGCCACCCCGCCACCCCCATGGAAAGCGGAGAGCATGACCACGACGTCCGGACCTTCCGCGCGCTCTGGCCCCGCCGACCCGCCCCCGGCCACCGATCCCCGGGACACGGACGAGGCGCAGGCGCCGACCGGGCAGGGCGCCGCCGAACTGTGCGACCAGGCCCAGGACCTCGCCGGGAGCGGCCACCTCAAACGCGCGGCCAGGCTCTACCAGCAGGCGGTGGCCGCCAACCCCCACCCGCGGGTGCAGGCCCGCGCCCTGCTCGGCCTGGCCGTGGTCGAGGACCAGCGGGGAGACCTGGCCGCCGCCCGTGAGGCCGCCCGCCGCGCCCTGGCCACCGGCGACCCGCGCTACGCCCCGCGCGCCGCCTACCACCTGGCGCTCTCCCTCGAACAGGACGGCGACCACGCCGAGGCCGACCGCGTCTGGCGCCGCCTGCTCGACCTGGGCGGGGCCGACTACACGGCCGTGGCGCACTACGGGCTGGCCCGCTCCGCCGAGGGGCGCGGCGACACCGGCGGGGCCGAGGAGCACTGGGAGGCGGCGCTGGCCCTGCCGTCCGACCCCGGTTCACTCGGCCGCCTGCACGCGGCCACCGTCGTGGACGCCTCCCGCGACCTGGCCGAACGCCTGCTGGGGCGGGGGCTGCCGGGCGCCGCCGCGGCCGCGGTCGAACGCGGCCTGTCGGTCGCCGACGACCCGGGCCTGCGCCTGCTGCGCGCCGCCACCCACCTGGAGCACGCCATCGCCGACGTCGGCGCCATCGTGGACCCGGACGCGGCCTTTGAGGACGCCGAGGAGCCGGGGGCCGCGCCTGGCACCTTCGCCGCCGCCGTGGAGCTCCTGGCGGGGCTGCTGGCGCTGCGCGGGGACCCCGGCGCGGCCGAGCGGGTCTGGCGGCTGGGCCTGGGGGACCGGGACCCGGACACCGCGGGGCAGGTGCGCCAGAGGCTGCGCAGGGGCTTCGCCGGGCCCGAGGAGGACGGCGGGGCCGGGGAGGCGTGGTGGGACCCCTACCTGGAGGAGGCCGCGGCGACCGCGAGCGCGCCCGCGCTGGCGGGGGAACTGTTCGCCGTGGTCACCCAGATGCACGCCCTGCTGGCGCTGCCGGTGGCCGAGGGGGAGGCGCGCCCGGCGGCGCTGCGGGCCGTCATGGAACAGGCGCTGCGCACGCCGAGCGGACTGGTGTGGGGGCCCGGAGTGCACGCCGACTTCCGGCGTCGCCTGAGCGAGGCGATGGGCGGCCAGGACGTGCTGCCGGAGGGGTGGCCCGACGCGGTCCGGGAGTGAGGCCGGGGACGGGCCCCGGCGCTCGTGCGGTCACCGGGGGCCGTCGGGGGACACCTCACCGCCCGGGGGTGCTTGCCGGGCGGGGTACGTCGGCCTCGCGGCCGCGGTGTGCGGGTGCGGCCGGGCGTCAGGCGGCGACGCGGGGCCGGTGCGGGGCGACGACCGCCCCGTCGGGAAGCAGCTCACCGGTGTCGTCGAAGAGGACGACACCGTTGCAGAGCAGGCTCCAGCCCTGCTCGGGGTGGCTGGAGACGACCCGGGCCGCCTCGCGGTCGGTGTCCTCGAAGGACGGGCAGGCAGGTTCGTGGCTGCACATGGGACAGGCCTTTCGGTCCAGAGGTGCTCGTCGTTGAGCTGACGCCAAGAGTAGTGGTTCACATCACATGCTTGTCGCGGTTTAACACGGATGTGTTCGCCCCGCCGCTGTCGTCCGCTCTCGGGAGGTGAGACACCCCCAGGCCAGCAATGGTTCTGCCCCGTCCGTCCTCGGACACGAGGAACTCAGTACCCGCCGCGTGTCCGGCGCGCCGCAGGGCGGCTGCGCATCCCCGCGCCGGCCAGTCCGCCGTGCTGGAAGGCCCTGACCAGCTCGCCGCCGAGGTTGACCC is drawn from Nocardiopsis dassonvillei subsp. dassonvillei DSM 43111 and contains these coding sequences:
- the gcvP gene encoding aminomethyl-transferring glycine dehydrogenase, yielding MPDQPVHTPGAPARVFADRHIGPTPAEVQEMLKAVGYGSTAELMADAVPESILTGPGRSAPLDLPPALSEAEALAELRDLASRNQVRTSLIGQGYYGTLTPPVILRNIMENPAWYTAYTPYQPEISQGRLEALLNFQTMVSDLTGLPVSGSSLLDEATAAAEAMTLARRASKSRADVFVVDADVFPQTLHVLRTRAEPLGIEVVVADLSQGLPEGDAFGVLVQYPASSGAVRDPGRVIAQAHERGALAVVAADILALTLLRSPGDLGADIAVGSTQRFGVPLGFGGPHAGYMSVGEKLRRQLPGRLVGVSVDNAGKPAYRLALQTREQHIRREKATSNICTAQVLLAVMAGMYAVYHGPDGLRAIARQVHTRTAALADALAERGFEVLHRAYFDTLRVRVPSAARVVESALEAGYNLLAADEYTVGVSVDETTTEADLEKVLAAFGEAERGSSRVRLSVDEDADRLPAELARQVDYLTHPVFGTHRSETSLLRYMRRLSDRDLALDRTMIPLGSCTMKLNATAEMEPVTWPEFAGLHPLAPLDQAAGSVTLIRQLEAWLAEVTGYDAVSLQPNAGSQGEFAGLLAIRGYHRSRGEAHRDVCLIPSSAHGTNAASAVMAGMRVAVVACDDNGNVDLEDLRAKTGKHADDLAAIMITYPSTHGVYEDTVTEVCRLVHEAGGQVYVDGANLNALLGWAKPGEFGADVSHLNLHKTFCIPHGGGGPGVGPVAVRSHLAGFLPNHPGQPEAGPHTGVGPVSAAPFGSAGILPISWAYVRMMGEEGLRSATEVAVLSANYLAKRLEPYFPVLYTGAGGLVAHECVVDIRPLQKASGISNEDLAKRLMDYGFHAPTMSFPVNGTLMVEPTESENLAELDRFVEAMVAIRGEIDKVASGEWDAQDNPLRNAPHTAEAVTADEWSHGYTRAEAAYPLASLRTDKYWPPVGRIDQAYGDRNLVCSCPPPEAFEL
- a CDS encoding tetratricopeptide repeat protein, translating into MTTTSGPSARSGPADPPPATDPRDTDEAQAPTGQGAAELCDQAQDLAGSGHLKRAARLYQQAVAANPHPRVQARALLGLAVVEDQRGDLAAAREAARRALATGDPRYAPRAAYHLALSLEQDGDHAEADRVWRRLLDLGGADYTAVAHYGLARSAEGRGDTGGAEEHWEAALALPSDPGSLGRLHAATVVDASRDLAERLLGRGLPGAAAAAVERGLSVADDPGLRLLRAATHLEHAIADVGAIVDPDAAFEDAEEPGAAPGTFAAAVELLAGLLALRGDPGAAERVWRLGLGDRDPDTAGQVRQRLRRGFAGPEEDGGAGEAWWDPYLEEAAATASAPALAGELFAVVTQMHALLALPVAEGEARPAALRAVMEQALRTPSGLVWGPGVHADFRRRLSEAMGGQDVLPEGWPDAVRE
- a CDS encoding DUF5999 family protein, translated to MCSHEPACPSFEDTDREAARVVSSHPEQGWSLLCNGVVLFDDTGELLPDGAVVAPHRPRVAA